The following coding sequences are from one Luteimonas sp. S4-F44 window:
- a CDS encoding NAD(P)/FAD-dependent oxidoreductase, with translation MPDPTAPFDAVVVGGSYAGLSAAMQLARARQRVLIVDAGQRRNRFASASHGLIGQDGRAPDAIADDARAQVLAYPTVTWRQATAVRADGGIGLFAVEDAAGQRVQARRLVLATGVVDTLPPIDGLQARWGRSVFHCPYCHGYELDRGRIGVIAIGEISMHHALMLPDWGAVTFFLDGRFVPDESQRAALAARGVRIEPVRIAAVSGHADVVLEDGRRIACDGLFVASRTHVASPLAEQLGCAFEDGPLGAYVRTDAMQATSVPGVFACGDAARAAHSVALAIGDGAMAGAATHRSLLVD, from the coding sequence ATGCCTGATCCCACCGCGCCCTTCGATGCCGTCGTCGTCGGCGGCAGCTATGCCGGCCTGTCGGCGGCGATGCAGCTCGCCCGTGCGCGTCAGCGTGTGCTCATCGTCGATGCCGGCCAGCGCCGCAATCGTTTCGCATCCGCCTCGCACGGGCTGATCGGCCAGGACGGCCGTGCGCCGGACGCGATCGCCGACGACGCCCGCGCCCAGGTGCTGGCCTATCCAACCGTCACTTGGCGACAGGCGACCGCGGTGCGCGCCGATGGCGGCATCGGCCTGTTCGCAGTCGAGGACGCTGCCGGGCAGCGGGTGCAGGCGCGCCGGCTGGTGCTGGCCACCGGCGTGGTCGACACGCTGCCGCCGATCGACGGCCTGCAGGCGCGCTGGGGCCGCAGCGTATTCCATTGTCCGTACTGTCATGGCTACGAACTCGACCGCGGCCGCATCGGCGTCATCGCCATCGGCGAGATCTCGATGCACCACGCTCTGATGCTGCCCGACTGGGGCGCGGTGACGTTCTTCCTCGATGGCCGTTTCGTGCCCGACGAGAGCCAGCGCGCCGCACTCGCCGCGCGCGGCGTGCGCATCGAGCCCGTGCGGATCGCCGCGGTGTCCGGACACGCGGATGTCGTGCTCGAAGACGGCCGGCGGATCGCATGCGACGGCTTGTTCGTCGCCAGCCGCACCCACGTCGCCAGTCCGCTGGCCGAGCAGCTCGGCTGCGCCTTCGAAGACGGGCCGCTGGGCGCGTACGTGCGCACCGATGCGATGCAAGCCACTTCGGTGCCCGGCGTCTTCGCCTGCGGCGACGCCGCCCGCGCCGCGCACAGCGTCGCGCTGGCGATCGGCGATGGTGCGATGGCCGGCGCTGCGACCCATCGCAGCCTGCTGGTCGACTGA
- a CDS encoding DUF1190 domain-containing protein has protein sequence MKRSKTTALLLMGAAPLLFTACQREQPVQMQEGLFTSVERCTEATGDASNCRVAFEQARQQAADAAPQYGSREACARDYPAEDCVEQRTTAGHSFIGPMMAGFFLSQMMSGNRAGLAQQPAAGQTRGAAAARPQATPAWRSNTDGWLRPSGATAAGRAGLTPVAATPDRAMTAQRGGFGASGRGRSSGG, from the coding sequence ATGAAGCGATCGAAGACGACGGCCCTGCTGCTGATGGGCGCCGCGCCCCTGCTGTTCACCGCCTGCCAGCGCGAGCAGCCGGTGCAGATGCAGGAAGGCCTGTTCACCTCGGTCGAGCGCTGCACCGAAGCCACCGGAGATGCCTCCAACTGCCGCGTCGCGTTCGAGCAGGCGCGCCAGCAGGCCGCTGATGCCGCCCCGCAGTACGGCAGCCGCGAAGCGTGTGCGCGCGACTATCCGGCCGAAGACTGTGTGGAGCAGCGCACGACGGCCGGACACTCGTTCATCGGACCGATGATGGCCGGCTTCTTCCTGTCACAGATGATGAGCGGCAACCGCGCCGGGCTGGCCCAGCAACCGGCCGCGGGCCAGACGCGCGGCGCGGCAGCCGCGCGTCCGCAGGCCACGCCGGCCTGGCGCAGCAACACCGACGGCTGGCTGCGGCCGTCCGGCGCGACCGCCGCGGGCCGGGCCGGCCTGACCCCGGTCGCCGCCACCCCGGATCGCGCGATGACCGCGCAGCGCGGCGGCTTCGGCGCCTCGGGACGCGGCCGCAGCAGCGGCGGCTGA
- a CDS encoding aminoglycoside adenylyltransferase family protein, with the protein MAGGLRPASDLDLLAVVTHPLSDETRRTLMDALLDVSAPPGDPDMRALEVTCVVERDIHPWRHPARRELQFGEWLRADLEAGIVAPPVEDPDLALLLTQARAHGLALLGDAPGRLLPTVPRSDVRAAILSMRSEVARNLVGEEVHALLTLARMWVTLESGEIVAKDVAADRVMTRLAEDRRAPLRRARDIYLGRCPNDWRGWAARVSACAEAMCAAMPSS; encoded by the coding sequence ATGGCCGGCGGCCTGCGTCCGGCCAGCGATCTCGACCTGCTTGCTGTGGTGACGCATCCACTCTCCGACGAAACGCGCCGGACACTGATGGACGCCTTGCTCGATGTGTCGGCGCCGCCCGGCGATCCGGACATGCGCGCGCTGGAGGTGACGTGCGTCGTCGAGCGCGATATCCATCCCTGGCGGCATCCGGCGCGGCGCGAACTGCAGTTCGGTGAATGGCTTCGCGCCGACCTGGAGGCCGGCATCGTTGCGCCGCCGGTCGAGGATCCCGACCTCGCGTTGCTGCTGACGCAAGCACGAGCGCACGGTCTGGCGCTGCTTGGCGATGCGCCCGGACGATTGCTGCCGACGGTTCCCCGCAGCGATGTTCGCGCGGCGATTCTGTCCATGCGATCCGAGGTCGCACGCAATCTTGTCGGCGAGGAGGTCCACGCATTGCTGACGCTTGCGCGCATGTGGGTCACCCTCGAGAGCGGCGAGATCGTCGCCAAGGATGTCGCGGCCGATCGCGTGATGACCCGGCTTGCGGAGGACCGCCGCGCCCCGTTGCGGCGCGCGCGTGATATCTACCTCGGCCGCTGCCCGAACGATTGGCGTGGATGGGCTGCACGCGTGAGCGCCTGCGCCGAGGCAATGTGCGCGGCGATGCCGTCGTCCTGA
- a CDS encoding glutathionylspermidine synthase family protein, whose translation MRRIPIVERGDWRARAAESGFRFHTIDGARYWDERAYYAFTMRQIEDDLEDPSAELHAMALDLVDEIAGSDALMQRLAIPAPFRDWVAESWRRRDGHLYGRLDFAYDGRGPAKLYELNYDTPTSLFEAAFFQWQWLEDQRETGRLPAEADQFNSIHEALVERFGVLSMQLPPPLLFAASRDSEEDQGTVDYLRDCAAQAGLHGAPIAIEDVGLSDDGRFTDLDDGVIGTLFKLYPLEDLFAEDFGRALPGSGLRLLEPPWKALLSNKGILPLLWERHRGHPNLLAAAFDDGGALPAGWVRKPLHSREGANVAMHLPDGRWLESEGPYAGPCIRQALHPLPQFDGHYPLVGSWVVGDVACGIGIREDDGPITRDSARFVPHAIVEDGARTTVYL comes from the coding sequence GTGCGGCGGATTCCGATCGTCGAGCGCGGCGACTGGCGCGCGCGCGCTGCCGAAAGCGGTTTCCGCTTCCACACCATCGACGGCGCCCGCTACTGGGACGAACGCGCCTACTACGCGTTCACCATGCGCCAGATTGAGGACGACCTCGAGGACCCGAGCGCCGAGCTGCACGCGATGGCGCTCGACTTGGTCGATGAGATCGCCGGCAGCGATGCGCTGATGCAGCGCCTGGCGATTCCTGCGCCGTTCCGCGACTGGGTCGCCGAAAGTTGGCGCCGCCGCGACGGTCATCTCTACGGGCGTCTGGACTTCGCCTACGACGGCCGGGGCCCGGCCAAGCTCTACGAACTCAACTACGACACCCCGACCTCGCTGTTCGAAGCCGCGTTCTTCCAGTGGCAGTGGCTGGAGGACCAGCGCGAGACCGGCCGTCTGCCGGCCGAGGCCGACCAGTTCAATTCGATCCACGAGGCGCTGGTCGAGCGCTTCGGTGTGTTGTCGATGCAACTGCCGCCGCCGCTGCTGTTCGCCGCCTCGCGCGACTCGGAGGAAGATCAGGGCACCGTCGACTATCTGCGCGATTGCGCCGCCCAGGCCGGCCTGCATGGCGCGCCGATCGCGATTGAGGATGTCGGGCTGTCGGACGACGGCCGCTTCACCGACCTCGACGATGGCGTGATCGGCACGCTGTTCAAGCTCTACCCGCTCGAAGACCTGTTCGCCGAGGATTTCGGCCGCGCGCTGCCTGGCTCCGGCCTGCGCCTGCTCGAGCCGCCGTGGAAGGCGCTGCTCAGCAACAAGGGCATCCTGCCGCTGCTGTGGGAGCGCCACCGCGGGCATCCCAACCTGTTGGCCGCAGCGTTCGACGACGGCGGCGCGCTGCCGGCCGGCTGGGTGCGCAAGCCGCTGCATTCGCGCGAAGGTGCGAACGTCGCCATGCATCTGCCAGACGGTCGCTGGCTCGAGAGCGAAGGCCCCTATGCCGGCCCCTGCATCCGCCAGGCCCTGCACCCGCTGCCGCAGTTCGACGGTCACTATCCGCTGGTCGGCAGTTGGGTGGTCGGCGATGTCGCCTGCGGCATCGGCATTCGCGAGGACGATGGCCCGATCACCCGAGACAGCGCCCGCTTCGTGCCCCACGCCATTGTCGAAGACGGCGCACGCACGACGGTCTATCTGTGA
- a CDS encoding Rrf2 family transcriptional regulator has product MKPDSRLSSVLHVLLHMAQHDGPLTSETLARALGTNPVVVRRTLASLRERGYVASARGPGGGWTLGCDLRAVTLLDIYRAVGEPTVFAMGHRLAQPACLVEQAVNEALDVAFRDAEALLISRLGEVTLAELAASFARRMPHVPSVPCERPDHA; this is encoded by the coding sequence ATGAAACCCGACAGCCGCCTGTCCTCCGTCCTGCACGTGCTGCTGCACATGGCCCAGCACGACGGCCCATTGACCTCCGAGACCCTGGCCCGGGCCCTGGGCACGAACCCGGTGGTGGTCCGTCGCACGCTCGCCAGCCTGCGCGAGCGCGGCTATGTCGCCTCGGCCAGGGGCCCGGGCGGCGGCTGGACGCTGGGCTGCGACCTGCGCGCAGTGACCTTGCTCGACATCTATCGCGCAGTCGGGGAGCCGACCGTGTTCGCGATGGGCCATCGGCTGGCGCAGCCCGCGTGCCTGGTCGAACAGGCCGTCAACGAGGCGCTCGACGTCGCCTTCCGTGATGCCGAGGCGCTGCTGATCTCGCGCCTGGGCGAGGTGACCCTGGCCGAGCTGGCGGCCTCGTTCGCGCGGCGCATGCCGCATGTCCCCTCCGTCCCCTGCGAGCGTCCCGACCATGCCTGA